The Deinococcus metallilatus genome segment TGGCAGCCATCACCGGACAGCAGTTCCTTGACCGCCTGCGGCAAAATCCGCCCACCCTCTACATCGAGGGGCAGCGGGTGGAAGACCCCACCACGCACCCCGCGACGCGCAACATGGCGCACTCGCTGGCGGGGCTGTACGACCTCCAGAATCAGCCAGAGTTGCGCGAGAAGCTCACCTATGAGGAGAACGGCCAGCGGTACCCGATGAGCCTGCTGGTACCGCGCAGCAAGGAAGATTTGGCGAGGATCGGGGAGGCCCACCGCCTCCGCGCGGACTACTCGCTGGGCTTCCTGGGCCGCGCGCCCGACTACATGAACGCAAACGTGATGGCAGCGGGGGCGGGGGCCGAGTATTTCAACCGGTGCAGCGCGAGCGTGCCGGGCAGCGAGAAACGCGACTTTGCCGCGAACATGCGCCGCTATTACGAGTTCGTGCGTGACAACGACCTCTGCCTCACGCACGCGCTGACCAATCCGCAGGTGAACCGGGCGAAGCAGGCCAGCGAGATGCCCGACCCCTACATCGCGCTCGGCGTGGTGGAGGAACGCGAGGAGGGCATCATCGTGCGGGGCGCGCGCATGATGGCGACGCTGCCGATTGCGGACGAGATTCTGATCTTCCCCTCCACGGTGCTCAAGGAAAACGCCGACAAGAGCCGCTACGCGATGGGCTTCGCCATCCCCACGAACGCGCCCGGCCTGAGCTTCCAGTGCCGCGAGCCGTTCGACGTGGGCCGCGACGTGGAAGACCACCCCCTCGGCAGCCGCTTCGATGAGCAGGACGCCTTCGTGATCTTCGACGACGTGCTGGTGCCCTGGGAGCGTATCTTCCTGCTGTACGACGTGGAACTGGCGAACAAGGCCTATGCCGCGACCGACGCCGTGCTGCACATGGCCTATCAGGTGGTGAATCTCAAGATCGCCAAGACGGAAGCCTTCCTGGGCACCGCGCAGAGCATCGTGAACGCGATTGGCAGCGGCCAGTTCCAGCACGTGCAGAGCAAGGTTTCCGAGATCATCATCATGCTGGAGATCATGAAGGCGCTGGAGGTGGCGGCTGTGGCGGGGGCAGAACTGAATCCGTACGGCGTGATGACTCCGGCACGCGGTCCCCTCGACGCTGCCCGCAACTACTACCCCGGCATGTACGCCCGCCTGCCCGAGCTGCTGCAACTGCTGGGCGCGTCCGGCATCATCATGATGCCCAGCAAGGCCGACCGCGAGGGACCGCTGGGGCCGCAGATCAGCAAGTACCTGCAAGCCGGGAACGCCAGCGCGGAAGACCGCCTGAAACTCTTCCGCCTCGCTTGGGACATGTCGATGAGTTCTTTTGGCGGTCGCCAAAGCCTCTACGAGAAGTTCTTCTTCGGGGACCCAGTGCGGATGCACTCCGCGCTGTACGAGGTCTACGACAAGCAGCCCGCCGTGGAGCGGATTCAGGCGTTCCTGAAGCGCAGCGAGAAACCGCAGGCAGAAGAGGTGACGGCGTGACCGCGCCTGCCAGACCCGACATCATCCGCATCGCCCACGCGGTCTTCACCGTGGCCGATCTGGAGGCCTCGCGCGACTTCTACGTGAATCTGCTGGGCCTGAACGTGCTGCACGAGACGCCCGGCGCACTCTACCTGCGCGGCGTGGAAGACCGCGAGTGGACGCTGAAGCTGGAGCAGGCACCTGAAGCGGGCGTGCGGCATATCGCCTACCGGGTGCGGACGGATGCCTGCCTGGAAGGCCTGGTGGCCCTGGCCGAGCGCGAGGGCCTCCCCTACCGCTGGGAGGAGGAACTGGACCGGCCCAGAATGCTGCGGATGCAGGACCCCTTCGGCGTACCGGTCGCCTTTTTCCGAGAGAGCAAGACGTACCCCTGGCTGCTCCAGGACTACCACCTGCACCGGGGACCGGGCCTGCAACGGGTGGACCACGTGAATGTGATGACGCCGGACGTGAGCGGCATGATGGACTGGTACGGGCGCGAGCTGGGCTTCCGCACCTCCGAATTCACCGAGGACGAGGCGGGGCGCATCTGGGCCGCGTGGGTGCAGCGCCGGGGCGGCGTCCACGACCTCGCCATGACGAACGGCGCCGGGCCGAGGCTGCACCACTGGGCCTACTGGATGCCCGACGCCATGAGCATCATCCGCACCTGCGACATTCTGGCGGGTGCGCGGCAGCCCGAGCGCATCGAGCGGGGGCCGGGGCGGCACGGCATCTCCAACGCCTTTTTCCTGTATATCCGCGACCCGGACGGCCACCGCATCGAGCTGTACACCAGCGACTACATCACTGTGGACCCCGACTTCCAGCCGATCCGCTGGGCGCTCAACGACCCCCGGCGGCAGACGCTGTGGGGAGCCAAGACGCCCCGGAGCTGGTTCGAGGAAGGTTCGTTGATGGAAGCGTTCGGCGGCGGCTGGGTCAAGCCGGTCGAGGGCGAGTTGAAGGGGATTCCGGCCCATGTCATCTGAGCCGTCAGCGGTGGGCGGTCAGCCGTCAGGGAGGCGGGTCATCCCCGAGGACGCCCTCTCCGGCCTGGCGGCCGAGCTGGACGGGGCGGAGGCGAGCGGGGCGCAGCTTCTCCCCTTCTCCGAGCGGTTCCCGGGAATGACCATCGCGGACGCCTACGCGGTACAGCGGGCCTGGGTCGCCCGCAAGACGGGCGCGGGGCGGCGCGTCCTGGGGCACAAGATCGGCCTGACCTCGCGGGCGATGCAGATGGCCTCGCAGATCGACGAGCCGGACTACGGGGCGCTGCTGGACGACATGTTCTTCGAGCCGAACGGGGATATTCCGCTCTCGCGCTTCGTGGCGCCGAAGGTGGAGGTCGAACTGGCCTTTGTCCTGAGGTCGGACCTACGTGGTCCCAGTGTCACCATCTTCGACGTGCTGCGCGCCACCGAGTACGTGACGCCCGCCGCCGAGATCATCGACGCGCGGATTCAGCGGGTGAGCCAGGAAACCGGCCAGCCCCGCCGCGTGACCGACACCATCAGCGACAACGCCGCGAATGCCGGGGTGATCCTGGGCGGGCAGGCGGTGCACCCGGACGAGGTGGATCTGCGCTGGGCGGCGGCCCTCTGCGTCCGCAACGGCGTGATTGAGGAAACCGGCGTGGCGGCGGGCGTGCTGGGGAACCCGGCGACCGGCATCGCCTGGCTCGCCAACCGTCTCGCCCCGCACGGCGAGGGGCTCAAAGCGGGCGAGATCGTGCTGGCGGGGTCGTTTACCCGTCCGGTGGACATCGCTTCGGGTGATGTGTTCACCTTCGATTACGGCCCGCTGGGCACGTTCTCCTGCCGGTTCGCGGGGGTCGCGCGTGGCCGCTGAGACAGTGCCTCCTGAGAATGGCTTCAAGACAGCCCTCACGCAAGGGGACACCCTCTACGGCTTCTGGCTGGCCCTGGCCGACGCCTACAGCGCGGAGGTCTGCGCTGGAGCAGGCTTCGACTGGCTGCTGATCGATGGCGAACACGCTCCCAATGACGTGCGCTCCACTTTGAGCCAGCTTCAGGCCGTCGCGCCGTACCCCTCGGCCCCGGTGGTCCGACCGCCCGTCGGTGACCCGGTCCTGATCAAGCAGCTCCTCGACATCGGCGCGCGCAACCTGCTGGTTCCGATGGTGGAGACGGCGGCGCAGGCGCGCGAGCTGGTCGCCGCCACCCGCTACCCGCCGCGCGGCATCCGGGGTGTCGGGAGTGCGCTGGCCCGCGCGAGCGGCTTCTCACGGGATGCCGAGTATCTGAAGCACGCGGACGAGGACGTCTGCCTGCTCCTTCAGGTCGAGTCGGCCTCGGCCCTTGCCGCGTTGGACGATATCTCCGGGGTGGAGGGTGTGGACGGCGTGTTCATCGGACCGGCCGACCTCGCCGCCTCCTTCGGGCATCTGGGAAACCCGGGGCACCCGGACGTGCAGGCCGCGATCCAGCAGGCCGCCGCCAGGATTCGTGCGGCGGGCAAGGCGGCGGGCATCCTGGCGACGGACGAGGCGGTGGCGCGGACCTATCTGGAGTGGGGTTATACCTTCGTGGCGGTGGGGGTGGACGTGACGCTGCTGGCCCGTGTGACCACCCAACTCGCCGCGCGGTTCAGGGAGTAACCGGAGTTGCTCGTCACGTGACGAGCAGGGCGGTGAGGGGGCGTAGGGCTTCTTTCACGCCGGACGGTAGCCCAGCGCCCAGGCGACCTGATCGGCGGCGTCGCGCAGGCGGCGGGTGAGCTGTTCCTGTTCGCGCAGGCGGGGGGTCGGCAGGCTGAGGCCCAGCGCCCCCAGCACCTCCCCTTCGGCCCCGATCAGCGGCACGGCCAGACCACTGGTGCCTATGGCCCACTCGTCGCGGGTGAGGGCCAGCCGCGCCGCGCGAATGGCGGCGCCCTCCACCTTCCAGGGCGTCCGGAGGGTGGAGGGCGTGTAGCGGGGCGCATCCCCCGGCAGGTCGAGGCCGTGCAGGGCGTACAGCAGCTTGCCGCTGGCGCTGGCATGGGGTGGCAGGACGAACTGCGTCTCCCCGGCCACTGGGGGACCGTCCCGGCCCTGCACCGAGCGGGCGATACACAGGACCTGACTTCCTTGCAGCACGCACAGGAAGGCCAGCAGGTGTGTGCCACGTGCCAGGGCGTTCATCGCGTCGTGGGCGGGCGCATACCAGGGCACGCTGCCGTAGAGGGCACTGGAGAGCTTCAGCAACCGCCACCCCAGGCGGTAGCGCCCCCGCCCGGCCCGCATCAGCAATCCGCTCGCGGTGAGCGTGGAGAGTTGCTCGTGCAACGTGGAGGTCGGCTGGTCCAGGTGGGCGGCCAGAGCGGAGAGGGTCCATTCGGTGTGGTCGGCATCGAAGGCTTCCAGCACACGCACCGCGCTGTCGACCGTCGCCAGGGTCCGGGGCATAGGTTCAGCCTACGCCTTTTCCGGAATAGGCGGAAAACTGTGTTGTGAGGAGGTCGCCGCCGGGGGACGATGGGGGCACTTCAGAGCCCCTCTCCCCCGAAAGGAACCGACCATGACCCAGTCCCTCACCCCCGAGACGGCCCCCGTGATTCGCGCCCCGCGCGGCCCCCAGCGCACCGCCAAAGGCTGGATTCAGGAAGCCGCCAAGCGCATGTTGATGAACAACCTCGACCCCGAGGTGGCCGAGCACCCTGAAACCCTCGTCGTGTACGGCGGGCGTGGGAAGGCCGCCCGGAACTGGGACGCCTTCCACAAGATCGTGGAGACGCTCGACCGCCTGGAGAACGACGAGACGCTGCTGATCCAGTCGGGCAAACCGGTCGCCGTGCTGAAGACGAACGAGTGGGCGCCGCGCGTCCTGCTCGCCAATTCCAATCTCGTGCCGCACTGGGCGAACTGGGAAACCTTCGACAAGCTGGACCAGGCGGGCCTGATGATGTACGGGCAGATGACCGCCGGGAGCTGGATCTACATCGGCTCGCAGGGCATCGTGCAGGGCACCTACGAAACCTTCGCCAGCGCCGGGAAGAAGCACTTCGGCGGCAGCCTGAAGGGAACGATCACCGTCACGGCGGGCCTGGGCGGCATGGGGGGCGCGCAGCCCCTCGCGGTCAAGCTGGCGGGCGGCGTGAGCATCAACATCGAAGTGGACCCCACCCGCATTCAGAAGCGGCTGGACACCCGTTACCTCGATGAAGTGGCGGACAACCTTCAAGACGCCATTCAGCGGGCCGAGAAGTACAAGGCGGAGGGTGTCGCCCGCTCCATCGGCGTGCTGGGGAACGCCGCCGAACTCGTCCCGCAACTGGTCGAGATGAACTGGACGCCCGACCTCGTCACCGACCAGACCAGCGCGCACGATCCGATGTGGGGCTATATCCCGCCCCTGGCCCCCGACGAGGACGCCGACAAGCTGCGGGCCGAGCAGCCGGAGGTGTACCGCGAGCGGGCCTACGCGGCGATGGCGCAGCACGTCCGGGCCATCCTCGAACTCCAGAAGCGCGGCGCCATCGCCTTCGACTACGGCAACAACCTGCGGCAGCGGGCCTTCGAGGCGGGCGTGGAGAACGCCTTCGACTATCCCGGTTTCGTGCCCGCCTTTATCCGCGACTCCTTCTGCGAGGGCCGGGGGCCGTTCCGCTGGGTGGCGCTCAGCGGCGACCCGGAGGACATCCGCGCGACCGACCAGGCCCTCCTCGACCTCTTCCCCGACGACGAACGCCTGCAATCCTGGCTGACCTACGCCGCCGAGCAGATCGCCTTCCAGGGCCTCCCCGCGCGCATCTGCTGGCTGGGCTACAAGGAACGCGACAAAGCCGCCCTGCTGTTCAACGAGATGGTCGCGGACGGCCGCCTCAAGGCCCCCATCGTGATCGGGCGCGACCACCTCGACGCGGGCAGCGTGGCCAGCCCCTACCGCGAGACGGAGGCGATGAAGGACGGCAGCGACGCTGTGAGCGACTGGGCGCTGCTGAACTTCGGCGTGGGCATCGCCAGCGGCGCGGCCTGGATGAGCTTCCACCACGGCGGCGGCGTGGGCCTGGGCTTCAGCCAGCACGCGGGGCTGGTGGCAGTGGCCGACGGCACCCCGGAAGCGGCCCAGCGCCTCGGCCGTTGCCTGACGAACGACCCGGGGATGGGCGTGATCCGCCACGCGGACGCCGGGTACGAACACGCGCTGGACACGGCCCGTGAACGCGGCATCAACCTGCCCAGCCTGGGCATCCGGGACCACCAGTGAGCCAGCCTGCACATCTCCCCTACTCCGGCATCGCCACCTTCGCCCGCGCGCCCATCGCGCCGCCGGAAGGGGACTGGCGGGCGGACGTGGGGGTGCTGGGGATTCCCTTCGACATCGCCCTGGGCTTCCGGCCCGGTGCCCGGTATGCGCCCCGCGCGCTGCGGGAAGCCAGCCTGCGCTACGTTCCCCCCTTCACCGACCTGTCGGGGCGGACGCGGCTGGAGGGCGTGACCTTCGCGGACGCCGGGGACGTGGTGCTGCCCAGCCTGGAACCCGAACTGGCCCGCGAACGCATGACCGCCGCCGCCCGGCATCTGCGCGAACGCTGCCGCGTGCCGGTGTTCCTGGGCGGCGACCACAGCGTGAGTTTCCCGCTGCTGCGCGCCTTTGCGGACGTGCCCGACCTGCATGTGGTGCAACTGGACGCGCACCTGGACTTCACCGACGAGCGGAACGGCACGCGCTTCAGCAACTCCAGCCCTTTCCGGCGGGCGGTGGAGGCGTTGCCCAACCTCGTCCACATCACCACGGTCGGCTTGCGCGGCCTGCGCTTCGACCCGGAGGCGGTGCGGGCGGCCCGGGAGCGCGGTCATACCCTGATCCCCATGCCGGAGGTGACCGCAGACCTGGCTGGCGTTCTGGAAGCACTGCCCAGCGGGAAGAACGTGTACCTCAGCGTGGACGCGGACGCCTTCGACCCGGCCGTGCTGCCCGGGACCAGCAGCCCCGAACCGGACGGGCTGACGTACGCCCAGGCGATGGCCTTGATCCGCGCAGCGGCGCGGCGCAATACGGTCGTCGGCCTCGACCTCGTGGAACTCGCGCCGAACCTCGACCCGAGCGGCCGCAGCGCCTTGATCGGCGCGCGACTGGTCATGGAGACACTGTGCGAGGTCTTCCATGCCTGAGACGCTCTTCACCGGCATCGCGCAACTCATGACGCCCGCCCCCGGCCCCCAGCGCGGCGCGGCGATGCGTGAGCTGACGCTGCTGAAGGACGCGGCGCTGCTCGTCCGTGACGGGGTGATCGCCTGGGTGGGGCCGGGTCAGGACGCGCCACAAACGCCGCGCACCCAGGACCTGGGCGGGGTGGCGGTCGTCCCCGGCCTGATCGACCCGCACACCCACGCGGTCTGGGCCGGGGACCGCCTCGCGGACTTCGAGGCGCGGGTGGAAGGCGTGCCCTACGAGGAGATGCTGGCGCGTGGGGGCGGCATCCGCTCCACCATGCGGGCCACGGCGGCCGCCTCCGTCGAGGAACTGGTGAACCTCGCCCGGCCCCGCCTGGAGGCACTCCTCCAGTCCGGCGCGACCACCATCGAGGTCAAGAGCGGGTACGGCCTGGACTTCGAGGCCGAGGTGCGGATGCTGCGGGCCGTGCGTGAGTTGCAGTCTCTCCTGCCCGCGACGATACGCCCGACCCTGCTGATCCACGTCCCGCCCACCACCGGGCGTGCGGAGTACGTCCAGGCCGTCTGCACCGACCTCATTCCCCGGGCGGCCCGCGAGGAGTTGGCGGTCGCGGTGGACGTGTTCTGCGAGCGCGAGGCCTTCAGCGTGGAGGAAACCCGGGCCATCGTCGCCGCGGCCCGGGCACACGGCCTGCGCGTGAAGCTGCACGCCGACCAGTTCCACGCCCTGGGCGGCACGGAACTGGCCTGCCATCTGGAGGCGCTCAGCGTGGACCACCTCGAAGCCAGTGGCAAGGCGCAGATCGCCGCCCTGGCCGCATCAGACACGGTGGCAACGGTGCTTCCCGGCGTGACGCTGCACCTGGGGCTCCCCGCCGCCCCCGCCCGCCTTCTGGTGGACGCGGGCGCGTGCGTAGCGCTGGGCACCGACCTGAATCCGGGAAGCTCTCCCCTGTTCAGCGCCCAACTCGCGCTGGCCCTCGCCGTGCGTCTGAACGGCCTGACGCCCGCCGAGGCGCTGACCGCCAGCACGGTCAACGCCGCCGCCGCGCTGGGCCTGCGCGACCGGGGAGCGCTCGCCGCGGGCCAGCGGGCGGACTTTCTCGCGCTGCACTCACCCGACTGGCGCGACCTCACCTATACCCTCGGCCTGAACCCCGTCCGCGACGTGTTCGTGGGCGGGCAGAACCTCAAGGAGAATGCACCGTGATTCTGGACCGGCAACTGACGCTTGACGACTTTATTCGCGTGGTGCGCGGCGGCGAGCCGGTGGAGCTTTCGGAGGCGGCGCGGGAACGCATCCTGACCGCGCGGGCGGTCGTCGAGAGGATCGTGGACGGCCCCGAGGCGGTGTACGGCGTGAACACCGGCTTCGGCAAGTTCGCCTCCGTCCGCATCGCCCGTGACGAACTCGCGCGGCTCCAGCACAACCTGATCGTCTCGCACGCCATCGGGGTGGGCGAGCCTCTCCCGGCCGAGGTGGTGCGCGGCATGTTGCTGCTGCGCGCGCAGTCGCTGGCGCTGGGGCACTCCGGCGTGCGGCCCGAGGTGGTGGAACTGCTGCTGGCGCTGCTGAATGCCGGGGCGCATCCGGTCGTGCCCGCGCAGGGCAGCGTGGGCGCCTCGGGGGACCTCGCGCCGCTCGCCCACCTCGCGCTGGCGCTGATCGGGCTGGGTGAGATCGAGTCCGGGGGCGAGGTGCGGCCCGCCGGGGAGGTGCTGGCCGAACTGAACCTCCAGCCCCTCACCCTGGAGGCAAAGGAAGGCCTGGCGCTGATCAACGGCACGCAACTGATGGGCAGCCTGCTGGCCCTCTGCCTGCACGACGCCCGCACGCTGCTGCACACGGCGAACCTGGCCGCCGCCATGACCGTCGAGGCCCTCTCGGGCAGCCACCGGCCCTTCGCGGAGGGCGTGGTGCACCTGCGGCCCCATCCCGGGGCGGTCGAGGTGGCCGCCGAGCTGCGGCACTTCCTGCGCGACTCCGCGATTGCCCCCGCCCACGCCAACTGCGGCAAGGTGCAGGACGCCTACAGCCTGCGCGCGGTGCCGCAGGTCCACGGCGCGACGCTGGACGCGCTGATGCAGGCCGGGCGGGTGCTGAACGTCGAATTTGCCAGCGTGACCGACAACCCGCTGATCTTCCCGGACACCGGCGAGGTGATCTCCGGCGGGAACTTTCACGGGCAACCGCTGGCCCTCACGGCGGACGCGCTGAAGGTCGCCGTGGCGGAACTCGCCAATATCAGCGAGCGGCGCACCGAGCAACTGCTGAACCCGGCGCTGTCCGGCCTGCCGGGTTTCCTGGCGCGCGAGGGGGGCCTGAACAGCGGGTACATGATCGCGCAGTACACCGCCGCCGCCCTCGTCAGCGAGAACAAGGTGCTGGCCCACCCCGCCAGCGTGGATTCCATCCCCACCAGCGCCAATCAGGAAGACCACGTCAGCATGGGCGCGCACGGGGCCAGGCAACTCCGCCAGATCCTCGGCAACGCGCAGAACGTCCTGAGCATCGAGTTGATGTGCGCTGCGCAGGCCCTCGACTTCCAGCCGTTGCGGGCGGGCCGGGGCGTCCAGGCGGCCTACGAGGGTATCCGCCAGATCGTCCCCCCGCTCGACCGTGACCGCTACTACCGCCCCGATCTGCTGGCGCTGCGGGGAGCGGTGGTGAGCGGTGATCTGCTGAGGCTGGCGCGGGACGCCTGAAGGGAACGGCAGAGGGCGAGGCAGGCCGGTGCTGGCTGCCTCGCCCTCTGCTCGTCACGTGACGAGCAACCCCGGGGTGGCGCGTCAGTGGTCCTGTTCCCCGCCCTTCTCGCTTCCGGGCGCGGCTTCCGGCGCGGGCTTCCAGCGGCCCGCCTGCCGGACGCTCTGGGTGAGCAGGTACTCCATCTGGGCGTTCACGCTGCGGAGTTCATCGGCGGCCCAGCGTTCCAGGGCGGCGTACAGTTCGGGGCTGATCCGCAGCGGGTAATTCTTGCGGGGCACGGTCCCTCACCCGGCCTTGCGGGCAGGCACCCGCTTCCCGCAGGGGCGCCTACCGGTCTGGGCACTCAATACAGGCTCCCGGCGTTCAGGACCGGCTGCGTCCCGCGCTCGCTGGTCAGCACGACGAGGAGGTTGCTGACCATCTGCGCCTTGCGTTCCTCGTCGAGCTGCACGATGTCCTGCTCGGAGAGCTGCGTGAGGGCCATCTCGACCATGCCGACCGCGCCCTGCACGATCTGCTGGCGGGCGGCGATGATCGCGCTGGCCTGCTGGCGTTGCAGCATCGCCCCGGCGATCTCCGGCGCGTAGGCGAGGTGTGAGAGGCGGGCTTCCAGCACCTCCACGCCCGCGTGCCGCAGCCGGGTGTCCAGTTCGCGGCCCAGCGCCTCCGCGACCTCGTCGGGATTGCCGCGCAGGGAGAGGCCGCGCCCGTCGTACTCGTCGTAGGGGTACTGCGCGGCGAGGTGGCGCAGGGCCGTCTCGGCCTGGATTTCGACGAACTCCTCGTAATCCTCGACATCGAACACGGCGCGGGCGCTGTCGACCACGCGCCACACGATCACGGCGGCGATCTCGATGGGGTTACCCATCTGGTCGTTCACCTTCAGCCGCTCGGAATTGAAGTTGCGGATACGCAGCGAGACGTTGCGGCGCACGGTAAAGGGGTTGGTCCAGTAGAACCCGTTGCGCCGCTCGGTCCCCACGTACCGCCCGAACAGAGTCAGGACCTTGGCCTGGTTGGGTTGCACGATGAAGAACCCCAGCAGGGCCAGGAAGGCCAGCAGCCCCAGCAGAATGCCCAGCACCGGGCTGAGGCCGCTCACCAGCACCCAGACCGCCGCGGCGACGAGCACCAGCCACAGCAGCACTGCGGGGACGCCGGGCAGCCCGAAGGCCCGCCGTTCCACGCTGGCCACCCCACTGCGCGGCGAGACGCCTCCTTCGGGACCGACGGACGCGGGCGCTTTCTCCAGTTCGTTCATACCAACCTCCAATCAAAGTGATATCACATTGACAACAGGTCGGGGAGGACTCGGGGAGTGCGGTCTTGGGCGGTTCCGTTTGAACGCCTGCCCACACTCTAAAGTGCGCGCATGATCGTCGCTTTCGTGAACCCGGCGGGGGTGCTGACGCCCGCTGGCCCGGCAGAGGACCTGCACCCCGCCCAGGTGGCCCTCGCCGCGCTGCTGGCTTCTGCCGAACTGATTCCCGTGACCGCGCTGGACGAGGAGGAGCTGCTGGAGGTGCCCGCCGCCTTCACCTCCTGGCAGGTGCTGCGGCACGGCGCCGTCATCCTGAACCCGGACGGCGAGGAGGACCCGGCCTGGCACCGGCTGGTCCGGGAAACCCTGCGCGAGCGTGAGCAGGCCCTCCGGCTGGCCTTCCAGGCCGCCCAGCATATCGGCTGGCTCGGACAACTGGGCACCGAGGCCGAGCTGCACGAGCGGCAGGGCCTCCCCCTGCTGGTCACCCTGCATCACCCCCACGGCGTCCAGTACGCGCTGGACGCGGCCGCCCGCGAGTGGCGCACCTGGCTGGAGGAAGGTCCCTTCCGGGGCGAACTGCGGCTGATCGAGGGCCAGGACCGCCTTACCCTGCTGCCGCGCGAGGTCAATCCGGAGAGCGCCGTGAATTACGTCCTGAGCCAGCTTGAAGGGACCGCCCTGCTGACCCTGGGCGTGAGCGCCTGGGCCTCGGACGCCGCCTTTCTCGCCCTGTGCGACTACGCCGTGACACCAGGCGAGGGGCCGGTCCTGCGCGCCGCCCTGACCACCCTGGACCGCGCCGAAGAGGAAGAGGCGGAGTGACAGCGGCCCTGAGTCTCCCCGGGAGGTCCGGGTCAACGCGGGTCGGGTTGCGAACGCTGTACGCGAACGTGTACCTGCTGGACACGCCCGCTGGGCGGCTGCTGGTGGACGCCGGGGCCTTGCCTTACGCCGCCCACTTCGCGCGACTGGTGCGAGGCTTTCAGCCGGACGCGCTGCTCCTGACCCATCATCACGTTGACCACGCGGGCGGGGCGTTCGTCGCCGCGCGGCTGGGCGTGCCAGTCCTCGCGCATCCGCTGGAGCATCCGTTCCTGACTGGTGAGGACCACCGCCTCCCCTACCCGGCGGGTCAGCCGCGACTGGGAGAAATGATCTCCCGCCTGCACCCCAAGGTTTCCCCAGGTGGCCTCCACGCAATCCACCCGGGCGAGCAGGTCCACGGCTGGGAGGTCGTTCCTCTCCCCGGCCACACGTCCGGGCAGGTCGGGCTGCTGCGGGACGGCGTGCTGATCGCCGGGGACGCGCTGGTCGGCGGACGGGAGGGGGCCCACCTCCCCCGCGCGGCTTATAACGAGGACCAGGCGGCAGCCGTCCAGACCTTACAGGCCCTGGCTGGCCTGGACCTGCGGGCGGTTTTGCCCGGACACGGGGGACCACTGACCCCTGAACAGGTCCGGCGCAGGGCACGGCGCAACCCGTCTACACCGTGACAAAAGCTTGCTCGTCACGTGACGAGCAAGCCCGCTCAGGCCGGACCGAGCAAGTCCCCGATCTGTTGCAGCAGCCGTTCCACCTTGCGGCGGCGGGCGGCGTCCAGTCCGGCCAGCGTCCGGCGGTCGGTCAGGCGGCGGGCGACTGCTTGCAGGGGATCGCTGCTCACCGGGCGCGGGGGAGTCACCTGTTCCCGCAGCATCTGCACGGTGGCACCCTCGGCGGCAGCCTGGAGCAGCCGGGCGCGTTCCCCTTCATCCGAAACTCGCCCGATGATCAGCGCCTTGCGATAGTCCAGACCGGAACGGACGGCCGCCTGCACGTCCTCCGGCAGATTCAGCACCGCTGCCCGGTTCTTCACGAAACTGCGCCACGTCTCGCGGCCCAGCGCGCCAAACATGGCATCCAGACGGGCGACCGCCTCCGGGTCCTCCTCGGGGTGACGGTCCAGCGCAAACAGGCGGGCGACGGCTTCCCCGGCCGGGACGCCCAGGGTCGAGGCGGCAACCTGGAGGCGGGCGCGCACCTCCTCCACGACGTTCAGGTCCTCACGTTGCAGATTCTCGACCGCAGCGGCGAGTTGCGCCTGCGCGTTGGTCAGGTCGCGCAGAAGCACGGGCACCTCGGTCAGACCGGCCAGTTGTGCGGCCCGCCAGCGGCGCTCGCCCGCCACGATCTCATACCGCCCCTTCTCCAGCGGGCGCACCAGCAGCGGCTGGAGGATGCCCTGCTCGCGGATGCTGCGGGCCAGTTCCTCCAGCCCTTCGGGTGCGAAGTGG includes the following:
- a CDS encoding ParB/RepB/Spo0J family partition protein; its protein translation is MTRRARPAIGARLTGLVEGVEALGQPAATTLPVQSLQPGTFQPRAHFAPEGLEELARSIREQGILQPLLVRPLEKGRYEIVAGERRWRAAQLAGLTEVPVLLRDLTNAQAQLAAAVENLQREDLNVVEEVRARLQVAASTLGVPAGEAVARLFALDRHPEEDPEAVARLDAMFGALGRETWRSFVKNRAAVLNLPEDVQAAVRSGLDYRKALIIGRVSDEGERARLLQAAAEGATVQMLREQVTPPRPVSSDPLQAVARRLTDRRTLAGLDAARRRKVERLLQQIGDLLGPA